From a region of the Mytilus galloprovincialis chromosome 3, xbMytGall1.hap1.1, whole genome shotgun sequence genome:
- the LOC143068061 gene encoding uncharacterized protein LOC143068061: MAWTDRYHDKWPRLTALYHIENEQNNEAERDSPVEGYNNTPVLPPGPGGFYRYYVHPDDIRSSRRSMSAYSMSQQSIAKSQTKKVPCCGICLGTMLIFSFAAIISVSVVLSILWTEPHVVSQTAENGTALSTITDLELLKSKEKNVSKDVCTLIKSALERNNITSPEKQLHNCSISLTKKKGFMHMVLLLETGNNLIKGDIAVDNGIPKVKLEGQSVTVFETTTKQPISSSTTKQAITTIPITTTTEMKEPDSVLVLSSEEVKHLRDIFDGQDGSLNPKPMNFGHSIFDNNLLSGLSGNDFNFFSNDLKEITTQETNIEENNNNMSVMEIINSNNGTETQTNETENKTSSLDTIANDQAIPNINKNEDNNSMISDHSIKITLAPIFVTDTLSSNKSEENIQNVTEDLLNFGQYETHSTENETSNANSTELPMTSHSVTIKTTESISSTMYNYGHDISFPTQSFSSHAVHEQPYRDMETRRDMIDDIITTESPPLENIDSANSPTTMKSYSNIKEPLDERLKMDTNLTISAPVQTVRENKTYIQELNIISNLTDINEFNETELSNASFKRIIGSKDDPTKSTNQNMKTNTSVYELIITNLTDKGSINTNSEDSAAKHIQNVYGTKLKIVSAQVSVTVVDTIANESILMGNLSNNGLSPVDNKDTNTTNNTDSNSISSSIASSNTTTTTNDTITKTIDGNITAVRNFGKTAPNITKMSSVNTSTTTTTNVNNSKDKYADVYNKKHQKITEVRNVNNTGKSDPAIKADEVLLMVTNHKVETSTQLSHMDTNATSLDDDVIFMSNNTMNKHFEDQFDISTEYGPTVADISNATLEKTDDNFGNTPTASLKMTFPEIYTESLDQYYVHNDTMKTNITYDETSNIIQSVPTIITEEGTTDSNKSTEVNTTSVDNVSKNITNMHRTKLKIVNAKVTVTVVDTVSNESINSGVLSNNKQQTANNKDTQMEPNNTNKTISSDTPSNTTSTNDSIADAIRTNTSTVRTNDKSTPNTIETSSVDTNRTTINVTANDDLDFMSNNILVNNSVGPFNVSMDNDHNVADILNVTFEQNDDIFVNASTKSLKNKFRERSNDSLDNHYALNDIMKRKITFDKKSNTNQSQTVIEGNQKNAHERLFRLDAVNVTTEIKEQIINLTNSNMTLDTEINLEIEKENKTSSSTNGITSVANPHVYEHIKDSIDSNLTVLTETNGTFGNNGTSVTHNKNETDSNTLMVHNFTLDAANWVVESNITDTLLILPGKPMTNVTEQNSQKTNISTESNEKPNSSLSESLLPLLVTKVHSLNHSISTFVQLENKTDSLINSTILDYVEKLNNENPDNTSSNITVPVFSNRTLPLDGQIIDERFNNMTDVFVQDAHNDAQSNLTHNLIDKTDNFTARSDHNATTNLININETNLNILSAKMTTTVVDATSNKSIPTDDVTNDVLTANEYKDGNTTVLNNTTTGVSIPIEIRAENSTSHNVTNVILSNFEGENITLLRNVSKLNVQIQTSISNDRAEEIINNNLVNNTTVDNINDFKRNATEPRYEATNNSLPENMTIESMPAADNNLTNVENEYSTNINSTINKTVSIEETNKTHDSSASSLDPNTTNVNTLSLTGNLTDYIEESINASAIEDEEQNTVSNIKVDNDTKFMVTVLSGNKTKHVINTESAVGTIANSTVHEIQILRETVKINDTTISSVLVSNVAQENNSVINNDMFHSGVLTDNITDITESSADNVTIQLQHITKKSDESERSLTITRDDSVEDSRNLINNSSLLATSAVNITVPDNGSIVNMDNRFNLSKDSVDELTTVSHLVNTTLTTVSHLVNTTLTAVSHLVNTTVVNLTSSVDMPVRADGIRLEDIIFDKISNISVPEMSRSSAPTKVDTTVLTDTTNISETNLLYINTLNGTAQNTTRHNEDATKVIYNGTTTTTDTATSYATIPSDNSDPTRLDIPNTTVLYEGNTTVLNNTETSTIHSITRVEVKQVGISTATPFIIDPQPSKVISIVPTTILPSTKKSDVSTKPSQTGTTFPAISTSRFTVKRSITNVTKKPTSPNSRLSSKSNVSKGEGTTASKRDTTTKATKLQTGGFNSGSNSFFLFDVNLLGQNAFPFSNLGGK, translated from the exons ATGGCGTGGACCGACAGATATCATGACAAG TGGCCAAGACTCACTGCTCTCTACCAtattgaaaatgaacaaaataatgaaGCTGAAAGGGATTCTCCCGTGGAGGGGTATAATAATACCCCCGTATTACCACCAGGGCCAGGAGGTTTTTACAGGTACTACGTCCACCCTGACGATATCAGATCCAGCAGAAGGAGTATGAGTGCATATTCAATGAGCCAGCAATCCATCGCTAAAAGCCAAACAAAGAAAGTTCCATGCTGTGGGATATGTTTAGGAACTATGCTTATTTTTAGTTTTGCTGCAATTATCTCTGTTTCTGTTGTATTGTCAATTTTAT GGACCGAGCCACACGTCGTTTCACAAACTGCAG AAAACGGCACAGCACTATCTACAATTACAGACCTTGAATTATTGAAGTCAAAAGAGAAAAATGTATCCAAAGATGTCTGTACACTG atcaaatcAGCATTGGAACGAAATAATATAACGTCTCCAGAAAAACAACTACATAACTGTTCTATTTCGTTGACAAAAAA GAAAGGATTTATGCACATGGTGTTGCTTTTAGAAACAGGAAATAATCTAATAAAAGGTGACATCGCGGTTGATAATGGTATTCCAAAAGTTAAACTAGAGGGACAGTCTGTAACCGTTTtcgaaacaacaacaaaacagcCAATTTCATCTTCGACTACTAAGCAAGCTATTACAACGATTCCCATTACTACAACAACCGAAATGAAAGAACCCGACAGTGTTCTAGTATTATCATCTGAAGAAGTCAAACATCTTAGAGATATTTTCGATGGACAAGATGGAAGTTTAAATCCTAAACCAATGAATTTTGGACATTCCATTTTTGATAATAACCTATTATCAGGTTTATCTGGTAACGATTTCAATTTCTTCTCAAATGACCTGAAGGAAATTACAACTCAGGAAACAAATATAGAGGAAAACAATAATAACATGTCTGTGATGGAAATAATAAATAGCAATAACGGTACAGAAACACAAACTAATGAAACCGAAAATAAGACGTCTTCATTGGATACTATAGCAAATGATCAAGCAATACCCAATATCAACAAAAACGAAGATAACAACTCAATGATCTCAGATCATAGCATAAAGATAACATTGGCACCAATATTTGTTACAGACACATTGTCCTCAAACAAAAGCGAGGAAAATATTCAGAACGTAACTGAGGATTTGCTTAATTTTGGTCAATATGAAACACATAGCACAGAAAACGAAACATCAAATGCTAATTCAACTGAATTACCAATGACCAGTCATTCTGTGACTATCAAAACAACGGAGTCAATATCTAGCACAATGTATAATTATGGTCATGATATATCCTTTCCAACTCAATCGTTCAGTTCACATGCAGTACATGAACAACCATATAGAGATATGGAAACACGAAGGGACATGATTGACGACATTATTACAACAGAATCACCACCACTAGAAAATATTGATAGTGCAAACAGTCCGACAACTATGAAATCGTATAGCAACATTAAAGAACCCCTTGATGAACGTTTGAAAATGGATACGAACTTAACAATTTCTGCACCTGTTCAAACTGtaagagaaaataaaacatatattcaaGAATTGAATATCATATCTAATTTGActgatattaatgaatttaacGAAACTGAATTAAGTAATGCCTCATTCAAACGTATTATAGGAAGCAAAGATGATCCAACGAAATCTacgaaccaaaatatgaaaacaaatacaTCAGTTTATGAACTTATCATTACCAATTTAACTGACAAAGGCAGTATAAATACAAACAGTGAAGATAGTGCTGCAAAACATATACAAAACGTTTATGGAACAAAACTGAAAATTGTAAGCGCTCAAGTGTCAGTAACAGTTGTTGATACGATAGCTAATGAATCGATACTTATGGGTAATTTATCGAATAATGGGTTATCACCTGTGGACAATAAAGACACAAATACTACAAACAATACAGACAGTAATTCGATTAGTTCTTCTATAGCTTCATCAAATACCACCACAACTACAAATGATACCATTACGAAAACCATTGATGGAAATATAACTGCAGTAAGAAACTTCGGGAAAACAGCACCAAACATAACCAAAATGAGTTCAGTCAATACCAGTACCACTACAACTACAAATGTGAATAACAGTAAAGATAAATATGCTGATGTTTATAACAAAAAACATCAGAAAATAACTGAAGTCAGAAATGTAAATAATACTGGAAAATCTGATCCAGCAATCAAAGCTGATGAAGTTCTACTGATGGTGACAAACCATAAAGTTGAGACGTCTACACAATTATCTCATATGGACACAAATGCAACGAGTCTAGATGATGATGTTATTTTCATGTCAAACAATACAATGAATAAACATTTTGAGGACCAGTTTGATATATCAACAGAATATGGCCCAACTGTTGCTGATATTTCGAATGCAACTCTTGAAAAAACTGATGATAATTTTGGTAATACACCCACCGCATCATTGAAAATGACATTTCCGGAAATTTATACTGAGTCATTGGATCAGTATTATGTACACAATGatacaatgaaaacaaatatcaCATACGATGAAACTTCTAATATAATTCAGTCAGTTCCTACAATCATAACTGAGGAAGGAACAACCGATTCAAATAAGTCTACTGAAGTCAATACAACCAGTGTAGATAATGTCTCAAAGAATATTACAAATATGCATAGAACAAAGCTGAAAATTGTAAATGCTAAAGTGACCGTAACAGTTGTTGATACAGTATCTAATGAATCGATAAATTCGGGTGTTTTATCCAATAACAAACAACAAACAGCGAATAATAAAGATACGCAAATGGAAcctaataatacaaataaaacgaTAAGTTCAGATACACCGTCAAATACAACTAGCACAAATGACAGCATTGCAGATGCTATTAGGACAAATACTTCAACAGTAAGAACCAACGATAAATCCACACCCAATACAATTGAAACTAGTTCAGTTGACACTAATAGAACCACTATAAATGTGACTGCCAACGATGATCTTGATTTCATGTCCAACAACATATTAGTAAATAATTCTGTTGGTCCGTTTAATGTATCCATGGATAATGATCATAATGTTGCTGATATTTTGAATGTAACTTTTGAACAAAATGATGATATTTTCGTTAATGCATCAACTAAATCATTGAAGAATAAGTTCAGGGAGAGGTCAAATGATTCTTTAGATAATCATTATGCATTAAACGatataatgaaaagaaaaatcacatTCGATAAAAAATCTAATACGAATCAATCTCAAACAGTGATCGAAGGAAATCAAAAAAATGCTCATGAGAGACTTTTTAGATTGGATGCTGTAAATGTAACTACAGAAATCAAAGAACAAATTATTAATCTAACAAACTCTAATATGACATTGGACACAGAAATCAATTTGgaaatcgaaaaagaaaataaaacttccagttcgACCAATGGTATTACTTCTGTGGCAAATCCACATGTGTATGAACATATCAAAGATAGCATTGATTCAAATCTTACTGTCCTTACTGAAACAAACGGAACATTTGGAAATAACGGTACAAGTGTAACTCATAACAAGAACGAAACGGATAGTAATACTCTTATGGTTCATAATTTTACACTTGATGCAGCAAATTGGGTTGTCGAGTCCAATATCACTGACACGTTGTTGATATTACCTGGCAAACCAATGACAAACGTAACAGAACAAAATTCTCAAAAGACAAATATTTCAACAGAGTCAAACGAAAAGCCGAATTCTTCACTATCTGAATCATTATTACCATTATTGGTGACGAaagtacacagtttaaatcataGTATATCTACGTTTGTCCAATTAGAAAATAAAACGGATTCTTTGATAAATAGTACAATACTAGATTATGTAGAAAAACTAAATAACGAGAACCCGGACAATACTTCATCCAATATAACAGTGCCTGTATTCAGTAACCGAACACTACCATTAGATGGCCAAATTATTGATGAACGATTTAACAATATGACCGACGTTTTTGTCCAGGATGCACATAATGATGCACAATCTAATTTAACTCATAATTTAATTGATAAAACTGACAACTTTACAGCGAGATCTGACCACAATGCCACAactaatttgataaatataaatgaaactaATCTGAACATTTTATCTGCTAAAATGACAACAACTGTCGTTGATGCCACATCTAATAAATCGATACCTACAGATGATGTAACGAATGACGTGTTAACAGCCAATGAATATAAAGATGGTAATACAACGGTTTTGAATAATACTACAACTGGTGTATCGATACCTATTGAAATAAGAGCCGAAAACTCCACGTCGCATAATGTAACTAATGTTATATTGAGTAACTTTGAAGGTGAAAATATCACGTTACTGAGAAATGTTTCAAAACTCAATGTACAAATACAAACTAGTATCTCAAATGATAGAGCGgaagaaataattaataataatctGGTTAACAATACTACAGTTGAcaatataaatgattttaagcGAAATGCTACAGAACCTCGGTATGAAGCAACTAACAACTCTTTACCAGAAAATATGACAATTGAATCAATGCCAGCAGCTGACAATAATTTAACCAATGTGGAAAACGAATATTCAACAAACATAAATAGCACAATTAATAAGACGGTGTCAATTGAAGAAACCAATAAGACACACGATAGTTCGGCTAGCAGTTTGGATCCAAATACAACAAACGTTAACACACTGTCTTTAACTGGAAATTTAACAGACTATATTGAAGAATCAATAAATGCATCGGCAATTGAAGACGAAGAACAAAATACTGTTTCTAACATTAAAGTAGATAATGATACTAAATTCATGGTGACAGTTTTATCTGGTAACAAGACAAAACATGTGATAAACACCGAATCAGCTGTAGGAACAATAGCCAATAGTACAGTACATGAAATACAAATACTTAGGGAAACAGTAAAGATAAATGACACGACCATATCATCAGTTTTAGTATCAAATGTTGCCCAAGAAAATAACAGCGTTATCAATAACGACATGTTCCATAGTGGTGTATTAACAGACAACATCACGGATATAACAGAATCTTCAGCTGATAATGTTACAATTCAATTACAGCATATCACGAAGAAAAGTGACGAAAGTGAACGTAGTTTGACAATAACTAGGGATGATTCTGTAGAAGATAGCAGGAATTTGATAAATAATTCGTCGTTACTTGCAACATCCGCAGTAAATATCACTGTTCCAGATAATGGTAGTATAGTTAATATGGATAATAGGTTTAACTTAAGTAAGGATAGCGTCGATGAATTGACCACTGTTTCACATTTAGTCAACACTACATTGACCACTGTTTCACATTTAGTCAACACTACATTGACCGCTGTTTCACATTTAGTCAACACTACAGTTGTTAATCTGACCTCATCTGTAGATATGCCAGTAAGAGCAGACGGAATACGACTAGAAGACATCATCTTTGATAAGATATCCAACATTTCTGTACCTGAGATGTCAAGATCTTCTGCTCCAACTAAAGTTGATACAACAGTACTAACTGATACGACAAATATTAGCGAAACAAACTTACTCTATATCAACACATTGAATGGAACGGCACAAAATACGACACGCCACAATGAGGATgcaacaaaagttatatataatgGTACAACAACAACTACTGATACCGCAACATCATATGCAACAATACCATCTGATAATTCAGATCCTACAAGGTTAGATATACCTAATACAACTGTTCTTTATGAGGGGAACACAACAGTGTTAAATAATACGGAAACAAGTACCATACATAGTATTACACGAGTAGAAGTAAAACAGGTTGGAATTTCAACAGCTACCCCTTTTATTATAGACCCGCAACCTTCAAAGGTAATTTCAATCGTTCCTACAACCATACTGCCTTCTACGAAAAAGTCGGATGTTTCGACAAAACCTTCACAGACCGGTACAACTTTTCCAGCAATTTCTACATCAAGGTTTACTGTGAAGAGATCGATAACAAATGTAACCAAAAAGCCAACGAGTCCAAATTCCCGGTTATCAAGTAAATCTAATGTCAGCAAAGGTGAAGGTACCACAGCCTCGAAAAGAGATACGACAACAAAAGCAACAAAACTTCAAACAGGAGGATTTAACTCTGGCTCAAACAGCTTTTTCTTATTTGACGTTAACCTGCTTGGTCAAAATGCATTCCCGTTTTCAAATCTCGGTGGAAAGTGA